From Frateuria aurantia DSM 6220, one genomic window encodes:
- the rpmI gene encoding 50S ribosomal protein L35, whose amino-acid sequence MPKIKTNRAAAKRFRKTASGKFKAGHAFKSHILTKKSTKRKRGLRATNHVKACDTKSVARMLPYV is encoded by the coding sequence ATGCCCAAGATCAAGACCAACCGGGCGGCCGCGAAGCGTTTTCGCAAGACCGCGTCCGGCAAGTTCAAGGCAGGTCATGCGTTCAAGTCGCACATCCTGACCAAGAAGTCGACCAAGCGGAAGCGCGGCCTGCGCGCGACCAACCACGTCAAGGCCTGCGACACCAAGAGTGTGGCACGCATGTTGCCGTACGTCTGA
- the rplT gene encoding 50S ribosomal protein L20 — protein MARVKRGVTARRRHKKIIGRAKGYYNARRKVFRAANQAVIKAGQYAYIGRKQRKRQFRALWIVRINAAARQFGLSYSRLINGLSKAQIEIDRKVLADLAVNDIAAFGAIAEKAKASLAA, from the coding sequence ATGGCTCGTGTTAAGCGTGGCGTTACCGCCCGTCGTCGTCACAAGAAAATCATCGGTCGCGCGAAGGGTTATTACAATGCCCGTCGCAAGGTCTTCCGTGCAGCCAACCAGGCTGTCATCAAGGCCGGCCAGTACGCCTATATCGGCCGCAAGCAGCGCAAGCGTCAGTTCCGCGCGCTGTGGATCGTCCGCATCAATGCGGCAGCCCGTCAGTTCGGCCTGTCCTACAGCCGTCTGATCAACGGTCTGAGCAAGGCTCAGATCGAGATCGACCGCAAGGTGCTGGCTGATCTGGCCGTCAACGACATCGCCGCCTTCGGCGCGATCGCCGAGAAGGCCAAGGCCAGTCTGGCGGCCTGA
- the pheT gene encoding phenylalanine--tRNA ligase subunit beta has translation MKFSENWLRELVSIDADRETLSHGLTMAGLEVEELTVLGESLDGVVVGEIVEAVRHPEADRLQICQVSIGQSEPLQIVCGAPNARVGLKAPLATVGTQLSPDFKIRPAKLRGVESFGMLCSAKELGLDEDASGLFELPADAPVGTPISDYLQLPDACFELKLTPNRSDCLGLYGLAHDVAALFGGEVRKPGAMAVAATSEARRTISLQAGKDAPRYLGRVIEGIDATAATPLWMAERLRRSGLRPISAVVDVTNYVMLELGQPMHAYDNATVQGDIVVRHGADGEPLKLLNGAEARLGNQFVVVADQAQALGVGGIIGGEASKVTDATRDVFLEAAHFIPSAIMGRARKLGLHTDASHRFERGVDPWLPDRAIERATELLLQIVGGRPGPVVSAEIEQGSSLPQPILLRRARLARVLGISVADAEVARIFATLGMKVETLEQGWTITAPSSRFDIEREEDLIEEVARIYGYDRIPTHAPSGQLQVAVEPEAKIGELALREQWAARGYYEAVNLAFVSAELLQRWGLAKPWVELANPLSADLGVMRPSLLPGLIDALHHNQARQQARVRLFELGRVFAAPAVEGEAPLEAPSFAAVVSGSAALEQWGLAGRPIDFYDLKGDLDACLNWGGEPQRWTLDTAGLPSWLHPGRSARLLHDGKAVGVIGALHPQLSRELDLTGEVYVLEANLAALTGRRLPQARPIPRYPSVRRDLALDFPEATAWAQIDALLRERLGERLVELRLFDCYRGQGVEAGRKSLAMGLILQDTSRTLTDDDADHCVREAVTALEQTCKAKWRG, from the coding sequence ATGAAATTTTCCGAAAACTGGTTGCGCGAGCTGGTCAGTATCGATGCCGATCGCGAGACCTTGTCGCACGGCCTGACCATGGCCGGCCTGGAAGTCGAAGAACTCACCGTGCTGGGCGAAAGCCTGGATGGCGTGGTCGTCGGCGAGATCGTCGAGGCCGTGCGCCACCCGGAGGCTGATCGCCTGCAGATCTGCCAGGTCTCGATCGGCCAGTCCGAGCCGCTGCAGATCGTCTGTGGCGCACCCAATGCCCGCGTCGGTCTGAAGGCACCGCTGGCCACGGTCGGGACCCAGCTGAGTCCCGATTTCAAGATCCGCCCGGCCAAGCTGCGCGGGGTTGAGTCCTTCGGCATGCTGTGCTCGGCCAAGGAGCTGGGACTGGACGAGGATGCATCCGGTCTGTTCGAACTGCCAGCCGATGCGCCGGTGGGTACGCCCATCAGTGATTACCTGCAGCTGCCCGATGCCTGTTTCGAACTGAAGCTGACGCCGAACCGCTCCGATTGCCTGGGCCTGTATGGTCTGGCGCATGACGTGGCGGCGCTGTTCGGTGGTGAAGTGCGCAAGCCGGGTGCGATGGCAGTGGCGGCGACCAGCGAGGCGCGCCGGACGATCAGCCTGCAGGCCGGCAAGGACGCGCCGCGTTATCTGGGCCGGGTGATCGAAGGCATCGATGCAACGGCCGCCACGCCGTTGTGGATGGCCGAGCGGCTGCGTCGCTCCGGCCTGCGTCCCATCAGTGCGGTGGTCGATGTTACCAACTACGTGATGCTGGAGCTGGGCCAGCCCATGCATGCCTATGACAACGCCACCGTGCAGGGCGATATCGTGGTGCGTCATGGCGCGGACGGCGAACCGCTGAAACTGCTGAACGGCGCCGAGGCCAGGCTGGGCAACCAGTTCGTTGTCGTGGCCGACCAGGCGCAGGCGCTGGGTGTCGGCGGCATCATTGGCGGCGAAGCCTCCAAGGTCACCGACGCGACGCGCGATGTGTTTCTGGAGGCGGCGCATTTCATTCCTTCCGCGATCATGGGGCGGGCCCGCAAGCTGGGCCTGCATACCGATGCCTCGCATCGTTTCGAGCGCGGCGTGGATCCCTGGCTGCCGGATCGTGCCATCGAGCGGGCCACCGAGCTGCTGCTGCAGATCGTCGGCGGCCGGCCCGGCCCGGTGGTCAGTGCCGAAATCGAGCAGGGGTCGAGCCTGCCGCAGCCGATCCTGCTGCGTCGCGCCCGCTTGGCTCGGGTACTGGGCATCAGCGTCGCCGATGCCGAGGTCGCACGCATTTTCGCGACCCTGGGCATGAAAGTGGAGACCCTGGAGCAGGGCTGGACCATCACCGCGCCCAGCAGCCGCTTTGATATCGAGCGTGAAGAAGACCTGATCGAGGAAGTCGCCCGCATCTACGGCTACGACCGGATTCCCACCCATGCGCCCAGCGGTCAGCTGCAGGTGGCGGTGGAGCCGGAAGCGAAGATCGGCGAATTGGCCTTGCGCGAGCAGTGGGCAGCCCGTGGCTATTACGAGGCGGTCAATCTGGCCTTTGTCAGCGCCGAGTTGCTGCAGCGCTGGGGGCTGGCCAAGCCCTGGGTCGAGCTGGCCAATCCTTTGTCGGCCGATCTGGGCGTGATGCGTCCTTCCTTGCTGCCCGGGCTGATCGATGCCCTGCATCACAACCAGGCACGGCAGCAGGCTCGCGTGCGTCTGTTCGAGCTGGGGCGGGTCTTCGCTGCACCTGCAGTCGAGGGCGAGGCCCCGCTGGAAGCGCCGAGCTTTGCCGCCGTCGTCAGCGGCAGCGCCGCCCTCGAGCAATGGGGGCTGGCTGGTCGTCCGATCGATTTCTACGATCTGAAGGGCGACCTGGATGCCTGCCTGAACTGGGGTGGCGAGCCGCAACGCTGGACGCTGGATACGGCCGGGCTGCCCAGCTGGCTGCACCCAGGTCGATCCGCCCGGCTGCTGCACGATGGCAAAGCCGTGGGCGTGATCGGCGCCTTGCATCCGCAGCTCAGCCGCGAACTGGATCTGACCGGCGAAGTCTATGTGCTGGAAGCGAACCTGGCGGCCCTGACCGGTCGTCGCCTGCCGCAGGCCCGGCCGATTCCGCGTTATCCCTCGGTGCGTCGTGATCTGGCTCTGGATTTTCCGGAGGCTACGGCGTGGGCACAGATCGATGCCTTGCTGCGCGAGCGGCTGGGCGAGCGTCTGGTCGAGCTGCGATTGTTCGACTGCTATCGTGGCCAAGGTGTCGAAGCAGGGCGAAAGAGTCTGGCTATGGGCTTGATTTTGCAGGACACATCGCGCACGCTTACGGATGACGATGCTGATCACTGTGTCCGCGAGGCCGTGACTGCACTGGAGCAAACATGCAAGGCGAAATGGCGAGGATAA
- the pheS gene encoding phenylalanine--tRNA ligase subunit alpha — MDELKSRAAQAQSDIAATDSLDALEGLRVSLLGKSGVVTQALKALGGLAPDERKRQGAEVNLLKNALAEALAARRQVLEQAALDQRLRSEQLDVSLPGRLGERGGIHPITRTLERISAIFARLGYQRMDGPEIEDDWHNFEALNFPEHHPARAMHDTFYFGDGRLLRTHTSPVQIRSMQGRQPPIRIIAPGKVYRSDSDQTHSPMFHQIEGLLVDETSSFADLKGTLSELIRAFFERDFEMRFRPSYFPFTEPSAEVDIRWESADGSSRWLEVLGCGMVHPNVLANCGIDPERYTGFAFGLGVERFAMLRYGVSDLRAFFENDLRFLEQFA, encoded by the coding sequence ATGGACGAGCTGAAGTCCCGTGCTGCGCAGGCGCAAAGCGACATCGCCGCCACTGATTCACTCGATGCGCTGGAAGGTCTGCGCGTAAGCCTGCTCGGCAAGAGCGGGGTAGTGACCCAGGCCTTGAAGGCGCTGGGCGGATTGGCACCTGATGAGCGCAAGCGTCAGGGGGCCGAGGTCAACCTGCTGAAAAATGCCCTGGCCGAGGCCCTTGCGGCGCGGCGGCAGGTGCTGGAGCAGGCGGCGCTGGATCAGCGGCTGCGTTCCGAGCAGCTGGATGTCAGTCTGCCCGGCCGGCTTGGCGAGCGCGGCGGCATCCACCCCATCACCCGCACCCTGGAGCGCATCTCCGCGATTTTCGCGCGGCTGGGCTATCAGCGGATGGACGGGCCGGAAATCGAAGATGACTGGCACAACTTCGAAGCCCTGAATTTTCCCGAGCATCACCCCGCACGGGCGATGCACGACACGTTTTATTTCGGTGATGGCCGCCTGCTGCGAACCCATACCTCGCCGGTGCAGATCCGCTCGATGCAGGGCCGGCAGCCGCCGATCCGGATCATCGCGCCGGGCAAGGTCTACCGCAGCGATTCGGATCAGACCCATTCGCCGATGTTTCATCAGATCGAAGGTCTGCTGGTCGACGAGACCTCCAGCTTCGCCGATCTCAAAGGCACCTTGAGCGAACTGATCCGCGCCTTTTTCGAGCGCGATTTCGAGATGCGTTTTCGTCCCAGTTATTTTCCCTTCACCGAGCCTTCGGCCGAAGTGGATATTCGCTGGGAGTCGGCCGACGGTTCCAGTCGCTGGCTGGAAGTGCTGGGCTGCGGCATGGTCCATCCCAATGTGCTGGCCAATTGCGGCATCGATCCCGAGCGCTACACCGGCTTCGCCTTCGGCCTGGGCGTCGAGCGCTTTGCCATGCTGCGCTATGGCGTGAGTGATCTGCGCGCGTTTTTCGAGAACGATCTGCGCTTCCTCGAACAGTTCGCTTGA